One Brassica napus cultivar Da-Ae chromosome C2, Da-Ae, whole genome shotgun sequence DNA window includes the following coding sequences:
- the LOC106428671 gene encoding proteasome subunit beta type-7-A-like, protein MDLLKVNWGRRKHSLFYYLFLASKQLFPLDLYLFSPNPFRFDQPSSSSRLFDFGRMSQAGVDVPAKGGFSFDLCKRNDMLIQKGLKAPSFLKTGTTIVGLIFKDGVILGADTRATEGPIVADKNCEKIHYMAPNIYCCGAGTAADTEAVTDMVSSQLRLHRYQTGRDSRVITALTLLKKHLFSYQGHVSAALVLGGVDITGPHLHTIYPHGSTDTLPFATMGSGSLAAMSVFEAKYKEGLTRDEGIKLVAEAICSGIFNDLGSGSNVDICVITKGHKEYLRNYMEPNPRTYVSSKGYSFTKKTEVLRTKITPLMERVEITEVGEAMEE, encoded by the exons ATGGATCTTCTGAAGGTTAATTGGGGAAGAAGAAAACACTCtctcttttattatttgttCTTGGCTTCGAAGCAGCTCTTTCCTCTCGACTTGTATCTGTTCTCCCCAAACCCCTTCCGATTCGATCAACCCTCGTCGTCGTCCAG ACTTTTCGATTTTGGAAGAATGAGTCAGGCAGGAGTAGATGTTCCAGCGAAGGGTGGGTTCAGCTTCGATCTGTGTAAGAGGAATGATATGCTTATCCAAAAGGGTCTTAAAGCTCCCTCCTTTTTGAAGACCGGTACTACCATCGTCGGTTTGATCTTCAAG GATGGTGTGATACTAGGCGCTGATACACGAGCAACGGAGGGACCTATCGTTGCTGATAAGAACTGTGAGAAGATTCACTACATGGCACCTAACATTTATTGCTGTGGTGCTGGTACCGCTGCTGACACTGAAGCTGTAACTG ATATGGTCAGCTCGCAGTTGAGGTTGCATCGTTACCAGACTGGCCGAGACTCTCGGGTTATCACTGCTTTGACCCTTCTCAAAAAACATCTTTTCAG CTATCAAGGTCATGTCTCTGCTGCTCTTGTCCTTGGTGGAGTCGATATCACCGGGCCTCATCTGCATACC ATATACCCACACGGTTCAACTGACACACTACCATTTGCTACAATGGGTTCTGGTTCTCTTGCTGCTATGTCCGTCTTTGAGGCAAAGTACAAAGAAGGTCTAACT AGGGATGAAGGAATCAAGCTGGTCGCTGAAGCCATATGCTCGGGAATATTCAACGACCTGGGTAGTGGTAGCAACGTGGACATCTGCGTGATCACAAAG GGGCACAAGGAATATCTCAGGAACTACATGGAACCAAACCCAAGAACCTATGTCAGCAGCAAAGGTTATTCATTCACCAAGAAAACCG AGGTTCTTCGCACGAAAATCACCCCATTGATGGAGCGAGTTGAGATTACAGAAGTGGGTGAAGCTATGGAAGAATGA